A DNA window from Parus major isolate Abel chromosome 9, Parus_major1.1, whole genome shotgun sequence contains the following coding sequences:
- the CHRNG gene encoding acetylcholine receptor subunit gamma isoform X1, with protein sequence MPDELPGKAASPHQRGKWVVPPGPPWLLGTADGGRGQLSCPGGRPAHNTSAQGAERSPSPCGIVMRGHGLLLVLCTLAGVACRNQEEKLLQDLMSNYNQQLRPARGDEIIDVSLKLTLTNLISLNEREETLTTNVWIEMQWSDYRLSWDPEKYDNIQLLRVPSTMVWLPDIVLENNIDGTFEITLYTNVLVSPDGSIYWLPPAIYRSVCVIHVTYFPFDWQNCTMVFQSQTYSANEINLLLTVEDGQTIEWIFIDPEAFTENGEWAIKHRPARKIINADHFTPDDIQYQQIIFYLIIQRKPLFYIINIIVPCVLISAMAVLVYFLPAKAGGQKCTVSINVLLAQTVFLFLIAQKVPETSQAVPLIGKYLTFLMVVTVVIVVNAVIVLNVSLRTPNTHSMSQRVRQVFLHLLPHYLGMAMPEEAPGPQQATRRRSSLGLMVKADEYMLWKARTELLFEKQKERDGLMKTVLEKIGRGLESGSTQDFCQSLEEAGPEIRACVDACNYIANATREQNDFSSESEEWMMVGQVIDRVCFFIMASLFVCGTVGIFLVAHFNQAPPLPFPGDPKQYLPQ encoded by the exons ATGCCAGACGAGCTTCCCGGCAAAGCGGCATCGCCCCATCAGCGGGGGAAGTGGGTGGTCCCTCCCGGGCCCCCGTGGCTGTTGGGAACAGCTGACGGTGGCAGGGGACAGCTGTCCTGTCCCGGCGGGCGCCCGGCCCACAACACATCGGCACAGGGGGCCGAGCGGAGCCCCAGCCCTTGCGGCATCGTCATGCGTGGCCACGGCCTCCTCCTCGTCCTCTGCACCCTGGCAG GTGTTGCCTGCAGGAAccaggaggagaagctgctccAGGACCTCATGTCCAACTACAATCAACAACTGCGCCCAGCCCGAGGGGATGAGATCATCGATGTCTCCCTCAAGCTCACCCTCACCAACCTCATCTCCCTG aATGAACGGGAGGAGACCCTCACCACCAATGTCTGGATCGAGATG CAATGGTCTGATTATCGCCTGAGCTGGGATCCTGAGAAATATGACAACATCCAGCTGCTGCGGGTGCCCTCCACCATGGTCTGGCTGCCAGACATTGTCCTGGAGAACAA CATCGACGGGACATTCGAAATCACCCTCTACACCAACGTGCTGGTGTCCCCTGATGGCAGCATCTACTGGCTGCCCCCTGCCATCTACCGCAGCGTCTGCGTCATCCACGTCACCTACTTCCCCTTTGACTGGCAGAACTGCACCATGGTCTTCCA GTCCCAGACATACAGTGCCAATGAAATCAACCTGCTGCTGACAGTGGAGGATGGCCAGACCATAGAGTGGATCTTCATTGACCCTGAGGCTTTCACAG AGAATGGAGAATGGGCCATCAAGCACCGCCCTGCTCGGAAGATCATCAATGCGGACCATTTCACCCCAGATGACATCCAGTACCAGCAGATCATCTTCTACCTCATCATCCAGCGCAAGCCACTCTTCTACATCATCAACATCATCGTGCCCTGTGTCCTCATCTCTGCCATGGCTGTGCTTGTCTACTTCCTCCCTGCCAAAG CGGGTGGGCAGAAATGTACCGTCTCCATCAATGTTCTCCTGGCCCAGACtgtcttcctcttcctcattgCCCAGAAGGTTCCTGAGACCTCCCAGGCTGTGCCTCTCATTGGGAA ATACCTGACCTTCCTCATGGTGGTGACAGTGGTGATTGTGGTGAATGCTGTCATTGTCCTCAACGTCTCCCTGAGAACGCCCAACACTCACTCCATGTCCCAGAGAGTGCGCCAG GTGTTCCTGCACCTTCTACCTCACTACCTGGGCATGGCCATGCCAGAGGAGGCCCCAGGGCCTCAGCAAGCCACCCGAAGACGCAGCTCCCTGGGGCTTATGGTGAAAGCTGATGAGTACATGCTCTGGAAAGCCAGGACCGAGCTGCTCTTTGAGAAGCAGAAGGAGAGAGATGGGCTGATGAAAACTGTGCTGGAGAAGATTG GACGTGGTCTGGAGAGTGGCAGTACCCAGGATTTCTGCCAGAGCCTGGAGGAGGCAGGTCCTGAGATCCGCGCCTGCGTGGATGCCTGCAACTACATCGCCAATGCCACGCGGGAGCAGAACGACTTCAGCAGT GAGAGCGAAGAGTGGATGATGGTGGGACAGGTGATCGACCGTGTCTGCTTCTTCATTATGGCCTCTCTCTTTGTGTGTGGCACTGTTGGAATCTTTCTTGTGGCTCACTTCAATCAGGCACCCCCCTTGCCTTTCCCTGGGGACCCCAAGCAGTACCTGCCACAGTGA
- the CHRND gene encoding acetylcholine receptor subunit delta gives MGNLLLALLGALMLSGGLCVNHEERLIHHLFKEKGYDKELRPVVSTDEVVDVYLALTLSNLISLKEVDETLTTNVWLEHGWTDYRLQWNKSEFGGVQVLRLPPDMLWLPEIVLENNNDGLFEVAYYCNVLIYNTGYVYWLPPAIFRSTCLINVDFFPFDWQNCSLRFRSLAYSALEINMHLKTDSDPDTGKSYPVEWIIIDPEGFTENGEWEIIHRPARKNIYPDIPVDTSEHQDITFYLIIKRKPLFYVINIVIPCILIAFMVILVFYLPADSGEKMTLVISVLLAQSVFLLLISQRLPATSHAIPLIGKYLLFIMLLVTAVVIISVVVLNFHFRTPSTHIMSDWVREVFLESLPRLLGMTQPSESPVGAPCIRRCSSAGYIAKAEEYFSVKSRSELMFEKQSERHGLTSRITPARLAPLGMDSGEEKPYEHIKPVIDNANYIVKHMREENSYNEEVDNWNRVARTLDRLCFFIITPTLVVGTLWIFLMGIYNHPPPLPFSGDPYDYREENKRFI, from the exons ATGGGgaacctgctgctggccctgcttgGGGCACTGATGCTGTCGG GTGGACTCTGTGTGAACCACGAGGAGCGGCTCATCCACCACCTGTTCAAGGAGAAGGGCTATGACAAAGAGTTGCGCCCTGTGGTCTCCACTGACGAGGTTGTAGATGTCTACCTGGCCCTCACCCTCTCCAACCTAATCTCACTG aaagaGGTGGACGAGACACTCACCACCAATGTATGGCTCGAGCAC GGCTGGACTGATTACCGCCTACAGTGGAACAAGTCTGAGTTTGGGGGTGTCCAGGTGCTCCGCCTGCCACCAGACATGCTGTGGCTGCCGGAGATAGTCCTGGAGAACAA CAATGATGGGCTCTTCGAGGTCGCCTACTACTGCAACGTCCTCATCTACAACACGGGCTATGTCTACTGGCTGCCACCTGCCATCTTCCGCAGCACCTGCCTCATCAATGTTGATTTCTTCCCCTTTGACTGGCAGAACTGCTCCCTCAGATTCAG GTCACTGGCATACAGTGCCCTGGAGATCAACATGCACTTGAAGACGGACAGTGACCCAGACACGGGGAAGTCTTACCCAGTGGAGTGGATCATCATTGACCCTGAAGGCTTCACAG AGAATGGGGAATGGGAAATCATCCACCGCCCAGCCCGCAAAAACATCTACCCTGACATTCCCGTGGACACCAGTGAGCACCAGGACATCACCTTCTACCTCATCATCAAGCGCAAACCGCTCTTCTATGTTATCAACATCGTCATACCCTGCATCCTCATCGCCTTCATGGTCATCCTCGTCTTCTACCTGCCCGCCGACA GCGGTGAGAAGATGACCCTGGTAATCTCAGTGCTCCTGGCCCAGTCTGTCTTCCTCCTGCTGATCTCCCAGCGCCTGCCTGCCACTTCCCATGCCATCCCCCTCATCGGCAA GTATCTGCTTTTTATCATGCTTCTGGTGACAGCCGTGGTGATCATCTCCGTCGTGGTGCTCAACTTCCACTTCCgcacccccagcacccacaTCATGTCTGACTGGGTCAGAGAG GTCTTTCTGGAGAGCCTGCCCCGGCTGCTGGGCATGACACAGCCATCCGAGAGCCCGGTGGGCGCCCCGTGCATCCGGCGCTGCAGCTCGGCCGGCTACATCGCCAAGGCAGAGGAATACTTCAGCGTCAAGTCCCGCAGCGAGCTCATGTTCGAGAAGCAGTCGGAGCGGCACGGGCTGACCAGCCGCATCACCCCTGCCC GTTTGGCGCCGCTGGGCATGGACTCAGGCGAGGAGAAGCCCTATGAGCACATCAAACCTGTCATTGACAATGCCAACTACATTGTCAAGCACatgagggaagaaaacagctaCAATGAG GAGGTCGACAACTGGAACCGCGTGGCCCGGACCCTGGACCGCCTGTGCTTCTTCATCATCACCCCCACACTGGTGGTGGGCACTCTCTGGATCTTCCTCATGGGCATCTACAACCACCCGCCACCACTGCCCTTTTCTGGAGACCCCTACGACTACCGGGAGGAGAACAAACGCTTCATCTAG
- the CHRNG gene encoding acetylcholine receptor subunit gamma isoform X2, protein MSNYNQQLRPARGDEIIDVSLKLTLTNLISLNEREETLTTNVWIEMQWSDYRLSWDPEKYDNIQLLRVPSTMVWLPDIVLENNIDGTFEITLYTNVLVSPDGSIYWLPPAIYRSVCVIHVTYFPFDWQNCTMVFQSQTYSANEINLLLTVEDGQTIEWIFIDPEAFTENGEWAIKHRPARKIINADHFTPDDIQYQQIIFYLIIQRKPLFYIINIIVPCVLISAMAVLVYFLPAKAGGQKCTVSINVLLAQTVFLFLIAQKVPETSQAVPLIGKYLTFLMVVTVVIVVNAVIVLNVSLRTPNTHSMSQRVRQVFLHLLPHYLGMAMPEEAPGPQQATRRRSSLGLMVKADEYMLWKARTELLFEKQKERDGLMKTVLEKIGRGLESGSTQDFCQSLEEAGPEIRACVDACNYIANATREQNDFSSESEEWMMVGQVIDRVCFFIMASLFVCGTVGIFLVAHFNQAPPLPFPGDPKQYLPQ, encoded by the exons ATGTCCAACTACAATCAACAACTGCGCCCAGCCCGAGGGGATGAGATCATCGATGTCTCCCTCAAGCTCACCCTCACCAACCTCATCTCCCTG aATGAACGGGAGGAGACCCTCACCACCAATGTCTGGATCGAGATG CAATGGTCTGATTATCGCCTGAGCTGGGATCCTGAGAAATATGACAACATCCAGCTGCTGCGGGTGCCCTCCACCATGGTCTGGCTGCCAGACATTGTCCTGGAGAACAA CATCGACGGGACATTCGAAATCACCCTCTACACCAACGTGCTGGTGTCCCCTGATGGCAGCATCTACTGGCTGCCCCCTGCCATCTACCGCAGCGTCTGCGTCATCCACGTCACCTACTTCCCCTTTGACTGGCAGAACTGCACCATGGTCTTCCA GTCCCAGACATACAGTGCCAATGAAATCAACCTGCTGCTGACAGTGGAGGATGGCCAGACCATAGAGTGGATCTTCATTGACCCTGAGGCTTTCACAG AGAATGGAGAATGGGCCATCAAGCACCGCCCTGCTCGGAAGATCATCAATGCGGACCATTTCACCCCAGATGACATCCAGTACCAGCAGATCATCTTCTACCTCATCATCCAGCGCAAGCCACTCTTCTACATCATCAACATCATCGTGCCCTGTGTCCTCATCTCTGCCATGGCTGTGCTTGTCTACTTCCTCCCTGCCAAAG CGGGTGGGCAGAAATGTACCGTCTCCATCAATGTTCTCCTGGCCCAGACtgtcttcctcttcctcattgCCCAGAAGGTTCCTGAGACCTCCCAGGCTGTGCCTCTCATTGGGAA ATACCTGACCTTCCTCATGGTGGTGACAGTGGTGATTGTGGTGAATGCTGTCATTGTCCTCAACGTCTCCCTGAGAACGCCCAACACTCACTCCATGTCCCAGAGAGTGCGCCAG GTGTTCCTGCACCTTCTACCTCACTACCTGGGCATGGCCATGCCAGAGGAGGCCCCAGGGCCTCAGCAAGCCACCCGAAGACGCAGCTCCCTGGGGCTTATGGTGAAAGCTGATGAGTACATGCTCTGGAAAGCCAGGACCGAGCTGCTCTTTGAGAAGCAGAAGGAGAGAGATGGGCTGATGAAAACTGTGCTGGAGAAGATTG GACGTGGTCTGGAGAGTGGCAGTACCCAGGATTTCTGCCAGAGCCTGGAGGAGGCAGGTCCTGAGATCCGCGCCTGCGTGGATGCCTGCAACTACATCGCCAATGCCACGCGGGAGCAGAACGACTTCAGCAGT GAGAGCGAAGAGTGGATGATGGTGGGACAGGTGATCGACCGTGTCTGCTTCTTCATTATGGCCTCTCTCTTTGTGTGTGGCACTGTTGGAATCTTTCTTGTGGCTCACTTCAATCAGGCACCCCCCTTGCCTTTCCCTGGGGACCCCAAGCAGTACCTGCCACAGTGA